In a single window of the Cervus elaphus chromosome 1, mCerEla1.1, whole genome shotgun sequence genome:
- the LOC122695260 gene encoding zinc finger protein 215-like — translation MHPLSKLMTISKPHNLAHEQSEVLRANTSWHQETIPVMETDDCEASRQKFSHFQYLEVSGPREALSQLWELSLQWLRPEIHTKKQILELLVLEQFLTILPEEVRTWVNLQHPKNSKEVVSLIQDVIDMLEDEGNTRHFLLQLRS, via the coding sequence ATGCATCCTTTGAGCAAGCTGATGACTATCTCAAAACCTCATAACCTGGCTCATGAACAAAGTGAGGTCCTGAGAGCAAATACGTCTTGGCATCAGGAAACCATCCCAGTCATGGAGACAGATGACTGTGAGGCCTCTCGTCAGAAATTCAGTCATTTCCAGTATTTGGAAGTGTCTGGGCCTCGTGAAGccctgagccaactctgggagctcAGTCTTCAGTGGCTGAGACCAGAAATTCATACAAAGAAGCAGATTCTAGAGTTATTGGTGCTGGAGCAGTTCCTGACAATTCTCCCTGAAGAAGTCAGGACTTGGGTGAATTTACAACATCCGAAGAATAGCAAAGAAGTGGTGAGCCTCATACAGGATGTGATTGATATGCTTGAAGATGAAG
- the LOC122695069 gene encoding olfactory receptor 2D2-like encodes MRQTNQTQVTEFLLLGLSDDQRTQELLFTLFLGVYLVTVLGNLLLMFLIQADSQLHTPMYFFLCNLSLADLCFSTNIVPQALAHLLSRRKVISFTRCAAQLLLFLVFGCTQCALLAVMACDRQVAICNPLHYPSTMTWRVCIQLAAGSWTSGILVSVVDTTFTLMLPYQGSNNIAHFFCEAPAILILASTDTHTSEMVIFLMGVVILLIPVSLILVSYGRIIVTVVRMRSTEGKLKAFSTCSSHLVVVILFYGSGIVTYMTPKSYKEQEKLVSVFYAMVTPMLNPLIYSLRNKDVKGALRKVATRNFPCRFGVFH; translated from the coding sequence ATGAGACAGACAAATCAGACGCAGGTGACAGAATTCCTCCTTCTGGGACTCTCTGATGACCAACGCACCCAAGAGCTGCTCTTCACCTTATTCCTGGGTGTCTACCTGGTCACCGTGCTTGGAAATCTGCTTCTCATGTTCCTTATTCAGGCTGACTCTCAGCTTCACACacccatgtatttttttctctgcaatCTGTCTCTGGCTGACCTCTGTTTCTCTACCAACATCGTTCCTCAAGCCCTAGCCCACCTGCTCTCCAGAAGGAAAGTGATTTCATTCACACGCTGTGCAGCTCAGCTTCTGCTATTCCTTGTTTTCGGGTGTACACAGTGTGCCCTGTTGGCGGTGATGGCCTGTGATCGACAGGTGGCTATCTGCAACCCTCTGCATTACCCTAGCACCATGACTTGGAGGGTGTGCATCCAGCTGGCTGCAGGATCATGGACCAGTGGCATTCTGGTGTCTGTGGTGGACACCACCTTCACACTAATGCTGCCCTACCAAGGCAGCAATAATATTGCTCATTTCTTTTGTGAGGCCCCTGCAATTTTGATCCTGGCATCCACAGACACCCACACTTCAGAGATGGTCATTTTCCTCATGGGGGTTGTGATTCTCCTCATACCGGTTTCTCTAATCCTGGTATCCTATGGCCGCATCATAGTGACTGTGGTCAGGATGAGGTCAACTGAGGGCAAGCTCAAGGCATTCTCAACCTGTAGTTCCCATCTCGTGGTGGTCATCCTTTTTTATGGGTCAGGAATTGTCACCTACATGACACCAAAGTcttacaaagaacaggaaaagctgGTATCTGTGTTCTATGCAATGGTGACCCCCATGCTTAATCCcctcatctacagcctgaggaacaaggATGTGAAGGGAGCTCTGAGGAAAGTAGCCACAAGGAATTTCCCATGCAGGTTTGGAGTTTTCCACTGA
- the LOC122695028 gene encoding olfactory receptor 10A4 has product MMWGNWTVVSEFVLVSFSSLSSQLQALLFLLFLTIYLVTLMGNVLIILVTTADSALQSPTYFFLRNLSFLEIGFNLVIVPKMLGTLIIQDTTISFLGCATQMYFFFFFGAAECCLLATMAYDRYVAICDPLHYPVIMGRRACGQLAAASWFSGFPVATVQTTWIFSFPFCGPNRVNHFFCDSPPVIALVCADTSLFELEALTATVLFILFPFLLILGSYVRILSTIFRMPSAEGKHKAFSTCSSHLLVVSLFYSTAILTYFRPRSSNSPESKKLLSLSYTVVTPMLNPIIYSLRNTEVKAALRRAIRRTLGFQKL; this is encoded by the coding sequence ATGatgtggggaaactggacagttgTCAGTGAGTTTGTTCTTGTGAGCTTCTCATCCCTGTCCTCTCAGCTACAAGCTCtgttgtttctcctttttttgaCCATTTACCTTGTTACCCTGATGGGAAATGTCCTCATAATCCTGGTGACTACAGCTGACTCTGCCCTCCAAAGTCCTACGTACTTCTTCCTCAGGAACTTGTCTTTCCTGGAGATAGGTTTCAACTTGGTTATTGTGCCCAAGATGCTGGGGACCCTGATCATCCAGGACACAACCATTTCCTTCCTTGGCTGTGCTACCCAGAtgtacttcttcttcttcttcggaGCTGCTGAGTGTTGCCTGCTGGCCACCATGGCgtatgaccgctacgtggccatctgtgACCCTTTGCACTATCCAGTCATCATGGGTCGCAGAGCCTGTGGCCAGCTGGCAGCTGCCTCCTGGTTCTCAGGATTCCCAGTAGCTACTGTGCAAACCACATGGATTTTCAGCTTCCCTTTTTGTGGCCCCAACAGGGTgaaccacttcttctgtgacagcCCCCCTGTCATCGCACTGGTCTGTGCTGATACCTCTCTGTTTGAACTGGAAGCTCTAACAGCTACTGTCCTATTCatcctcttccctttcttgttGATCCTGGGATCCTATGTCCGCATCCTCTCCACTATCTTCAGGATGCCCTCAGCCGAGGGGAAGCacaaggccttctccacctgctcctcccacctgctGGTTGTCTCCCTCTTCTACAGCACTGCCATCCTCACATACTTTCGACCCCGGTCCAGCAACTCTCCTGAGAGCAAGAAGCTGTTGTCACTCTCCTACACCGTGGTGACTCCCATGTTGAACCCCATCATCTACAGCTTGAGGAATACTGAAGTAAAGGCTGCACTAAGGCGGGCCATCCGCAGGACCCTGGGCTTTCAGAAACTATGA